The Setaria viridis chromosome 9, Setaria_viridis_v4.0, whole genome shotgun sequence sequence CGTCACCAGGAGACTCTCCTGTCTTAAACCCTAGCTCGGtaacgccgcctcctccactaCTCCCAAACGCGACCCTCCGCCGCCTAGCCGAGcccctctccttcccctcccgccagcggcagcgacaagaggacgcggcggcgagatggtgaagaagagcaagaagagcAAGAGCAAGCGCGTCACACTGCGCCAGAAGCACAAGGTGCTGCGCAAGGTGAAAGAGCACCACCGTAAGAAACGTAAGGAGGCCAAGAAGGAGGGCAAGGCCGGCCGGAAGAAGGTCGAGAAGGACCCGGGGATCCCCAACGAGTGGCCGTTCAAGGAGCAGGAGCTCAAGGCGCTCGAGGCGCGCCGAGCGCAGGCGCTGCAGGAGCTCGAGCTCAAGAAAGAGGCGCGCAAGGAGAGGGTATGTCACTTGTTTGCCCTTCCCTGCATGATTCTTTCTCTCCCATCTGGTGTTGCTATTTGTGGTGCTATTCCGTGAGTGATAGGGGCCAAAGCTCTATATCTTCGACCGAATCTATCTCCTGTTTGTTAGTTGATTTTCATAGTGTAATAAACTAATTCTTCCTTATGAGATGCTTCCATAGATTGGTAGTTAGTGTGAAACATGAAAATCATGGACATCGTCAATTTCGTCTGGACCTTGTCATCAAATATTCAGATGCCTGTATTTGGTTGGCAAATGAATTTCTTCTGTGCAGTTTttggagccgagtgagatgtgtaTTCGAGGCAGAGATGGAAACAGGTTGTGGGTCTAATAAGTAGATGGCCTGTGTTTGTGCTACCTTGACAAAGTTGGGTCTGATTCTTGCTGTCAGCTACAACAAAATGCTTGTGAAAACTGATGTTTGTTTTTGAAACTTGGGCCATCAGTTGAAACCTGAACTGAATGCATGTCCTATTCTATGATTGATATCATGCCAAAGGATAGAAATATTTTGTGATGTAAAAATTTGTTTCAGAGTATCTGTGATGTTTGTACAATTTTCCGATAGGTAGCAGCCTAAATCCTAATGGGTGTAGCATTGGGTTAGTTCTTGTATCACCTTGGGGCCAGTATGTTCTCGTGGTAATGTATGACATGTTTTTTCAACTACATACACTTATTGAAACTATAGCATACTTGAAGTTTCCCTTGAATATGAATGCAGCTTTAAGATCGACGAGACAGTACAAATCACACAAGTGACCTTGATATAGCATCCAAAGAGCATCCATTTCACAGAATAAATGAAAATTAGCCAAGTGTAGTCAGTAGTACTGCAGATAGTATGGTAGTGACTTTGTGGAATGATACTTAGTGTTTTTCTTAAACACTCTGCATTCACTCTGTGGACCATGGAAATGCCAACATTCTGGCCTTGGCAAATATTTAAATTAAGGCAGATGAACTATGTGTCGTTTCTTGCTTGAATGTCATTTATATTCTTTATTAGTTCCATAGATACACTGGTTTTCTTGTTCCTTGTGGTGGTGGAGCAACAATACATAAATATGCTTTCTGATTTCAGGCTCGGAAGAGGAAGCTTGGATTGCTTGAGGATGAGGACATTGCTAAATTGGCCTCTGCAGCTTCTGCACAGGGCAGTGGATTTGCAGAAAAGGATACAACAAAGGAGAACACTCCTTCAGAAATCGCAAAGAGCCATGGTAAGTTCTCTTTTATGATTGGTGATATAATTGGCTAATGCATGCAGTTACATTACTGATTAAAGATGCTTAATGTGTTGTCAGATCATTCAGAGAGGTCATTTTACAAGGAGCTTGTTAAAGTAATTGAGGCTTCTGACGTAATTCTGGAGGTTCTTGATGCAAGGGACCCACTGGGAACCCGTTGCATTGATATGGAAAGGATGGTCAGGAAGGCTGATCCAAGTAAACGAATCGTGCTGCTTCTCAACAAGATAGGTATAATAAAACAATTAATGGAGTTTAGACTCTAGAAGTTGCTCTTATGATTTTTGGCTTTTTAcatatcaattttttatttgtcaATGCTAGACCTTGTACCCAAGGAAGCAGTAGAGAAGTGGCTTACGTATCTAAGAGAAGAAATGCCAACAGTTGCATTTAAGTGTAATACCCAAGAGCAGAGGACCAAGCTGGGATGGAAATCATCAAAACTTGATAAAGCGAGCAACATCCCACAAAGCAGTGATTGTCTCGGTGCTGAGAATCTGATCAAATTACTCAAGAATTATTCCAGAAGCCACGAGGTAAATGATCCCAATGCTTTTGGAGAATTGTTATGCATAAGCTTCGGTCACCTGCCTCACTAGTTGATTGCTGTTAGGACTATACGTTAAGCATCTTATGCTTATTCATCAGCATCATGTGTGCTTTATCACCTGACTTCCCTCATTCTAATTGGATATTCACTTAATTTTTCTTGCTTATGTGCCCTACTTTGTGTGAACCATATTGCCGTTTATGGCAATGTTAAAACCCTTTTGATTTTCACGGGTGTCCTAAGTTTCAAATCTGGACCTAGTAACTTGTTTTTTGTAGTTGTTTTACTTTGTATCTTATCATGGTAGTTTGATTACTAGTCATATCTGATGTTAATTTTCAGTTTCTTTTCCTAGATCCTTGTGCTTCAGTATTATCAATTTTGTAATGCTCTTGTACGCATTTATATGTTTCATTTCTGTTCTGCTTTGTTTGGCCATTTTAGTTAAGTTTTGTTATGGGTGTGCTTGCAGCTCAAACTGGCAATTACGGTGGGTATTGTTGGGCTTCCTAATGTTGGCAAGAGCAGTCTGATCAACAGCTTGAAGAGGTCCCGAGTTGTTAATGTTGGTTCCACTCCAGGGGTTACTAGATCAATGCAAGAGGTCCAATTAGACAAGAAGGTGAAGTTGCTGGATTGTCCTGGTGTAGTTATGCTCAAATCCTCCAACAGTGGTGTGTCTGTAGCCCTTCGCAACTGCAAAAGAGTTGAGAAAATGGAAGATACAATCAGTCCTGGTAAGTGCTACTTTGCATTTTCCCCCTCATTATATTAGCTTTGCTGACTTTTTTCATTATTCTAGTAGTCTTGTTCTTGTTTTATTCTGTAGATACTATTCCATCTTACAATTAACATAACATGGCTTGCAGTATGACTTGacatgtttcaatttttttctgttttttaatGCTTTTAGTGAAGGAGATTCTGAGTATTTGCCCGCACGAGAAGTTGTTGTCTCTGTACAAGGTGCCAAGCTTTAGTTCAGTTGATGAGTTCCTTCAAAAAGTTGCCACTCTTCGGGGGAAATTGAAAAAAGGTGGTATAGTGGATGTTGAAGCTGCGGCAAGAATTGTGCTTCACGACTGGAATGAAGGTATGGTTGACAATttctgttattaaatttgttactTATTTATCTTTAGTGATGTGACCCTCTTGTTTCTAGGTAAAATACCATATTATACATTGCCACCTAAGAGAGATGCGGGGGAGGACTCAGATGCAGTGATTATCTCAGAAGGTGGGAAAGAATTTAATATTGATGAAATTTACAAAGCTGAGTCTTCGTACATTAGTGGTCTGAAGTCTATTGAGGATTTCCATCATATTGAGATTCCACCGAATGCCCCACCTGGTATTGATGAAGAGATGCTCGAGGTAATATCTTTTCCAAAGGTGATTTTGCCCTGAATTCAGATGATAATTTTGCTATAGAAATCATTCCTGCTGTCTGATAATTTTTTACAGTCTTCTTACTCTTTCCTATTAGTCCTACAGTCCTGTTCCTTGTGAGGGTCACTTTCATtgcattaattaattaattcatgattcgAAGTCATTGTTGCTTGCTTGTGTCTGGTTGCTGGCGTGGTCCCAGGTTTACATGCTTATGCTAGAGGTTCAGTCATTCTTTTTGGTCTGCAGTAGCACTAAGAATCTATGGGTAACACTAGTAAGCCGTGTAGTCATTTAACTGTCATCATGTTAAAAGGTAGTGCATATTCTCTCTGGAGGGAAAATAACTCCCTAGGAATGCTCCAAAGGTCTTGTTGTACCACATAATTCATATGCAATTTTTTCATGACGGTATGCTTTGTTGTATACAAAATTTTTATGGCATGATGGACAATGCTTGCTTTTCTTGCTATCTGACCTATTGTCCACTAACCAGGATGGCAAGAAGCCGAGTCAGCCCGTTGAGGAAAGTCGTGAGGAATCGATGTCTGACGTTAATGACCGTGAAGGAAGCAAGACAACCAGTGCTAGCACACAGCATGACAAGCTGTACACTGCTGAGGGCATACTCGATCCTCGCAAGAGGAAAGCAGAGAAGAAACGACGCAAGGTGAACAAGTTCAGTGCGCTGAGCGACATGGATGCGGACTATGATTTCAAGGTGGATTATCAAATGCAGGATGCGGCAGCAGCTGGCGAGGATGATGAGAGCACCGAAGCATGACGATGATAAAAATGATGGAGATGAAGCCAAGGATAATGATCCAATGACCGGCGTTGATGATGCGTGAAATGATGCCCTCTTCCGTGTGCATGAGTCGGTGACTCATGGTGatgagtgcaaaaaaaaaaaaatgtgccAAGTGTGTGGTTACAAAATTAACCCACGAAAGTTTTGTACTCAGTTTGTTTCAAGTATAAGATAATAGATATTGAACTGTTAGACCATATTGAGTAGCCTTGTATTTTTTACTATTTTCACGCGGTTTAAAATTTGCAGCTGGGTTGGGCGCTGTTGTGCAAGTGATATTTCGAACTTCTCATATACTATAGCAGCAGTCTAACACGTGGTGAAtatgtacttcctccgtttcacaTTATAAAGTTGTTTGTTCCAAATCAAATGAGTGTAGTATGAAGATATTTCATTATCTAGTATGACTGGTTAGATATTTATATATGCTTTATAATTTTaatcaaagttaaaaaaataacttataatttgaaccGGAGGAGAGTACTATTTTTGATCCGAGAAGATATATCCCCTTCAGGCCCCAGTTCCGGACCGGACAGGGCCACAGGGGAACGGAAGTCCGTGGGTCCCACGTGTCAGCCCGAAACTTTGCATACGCCGTGTCCTCTTCCCTCTGCCTTTTGACCCCACGAGCCTGCGAAATCTTACCGATTCGGCAACCGGCTCGATCTCCGTGCGACTCCACCTCCTGAAACCGGAATCCCCCACCGACCCAAACCCTAGCGCGCACCCCGCACCCCTTCCCTATCTCCGGCGAgcggacgggcgggcgggcgacggAGATGCGGGCCTTGCTCGCGGAGGGCGTGATGGcgctggcggtggcgccggaggcCAACGCGTCGTCGGGTGGCGCTGCGGGGTCGCCGGCGGGGCCGCTGTGGTGGGTATCGGAGTGCCATGGGGTGTGGTACAGCCTGGCCGTGATGCTGCCGTCGCTGGCCTTCGTGGGGTTCCTGGCGTGGCAGGCGCGGCGGAGCTTCCGCAGGCTCAGCTACGGCCGCTCCCACGTCGTCGTGGTCGCGTACTACGCGCTCCTCTGGGCCGTCGCCGTGCTCAACCTCCTCTGGTGCTTCCTGCAGGTTCCGATTGCTAGCCTCTGTTGCTTATCTCTAAGTCCCGGATTGCCTGATCATTAAGCTTTCTGTGATTTGATTAAGTTGTTGATTTGGGCAGTCAATAAGTTGGGGAATGCCTTCCATGAAAAGTAGCAGTATATTGTGCGTGTTGTTCTAGCAATGACTAGTGAAAGGCAGGGACATTCCTTCTTGAAAATTAGGGGCAAATGGAGCTAACGAGTCATGAATTTCTTGGTGAAAATCAGTTGTCAGAAGCCTACACCACCCTAAGTGGTGTTGAGCATTAATGTTTGTATGTTTTGCTAATGCTCGATTGCTGAGTAGAATAAATGGATAACAGAGTGGAAGGTGTACTTTTGGTGAACCTTAGCCAGCTGAGTAGTCTTTTGATGTTTCAACTTGGTAATGGAATAACTGAAGATCAGGTTGTGATTGGATCCAATGTGTAGGATGGGTAGGCATGTCACTGGTCACTGGTCAGGGAATCACAATGATGAGCCAGTAGCAAGCTTTGGTGGGTTTCCAAAAAGGAAAGTGAAAGGGTCTAGTGGTCAGGTGATAGGTAGCAAGCTCTGTTGGGTTAAGGAAAAATAAAATCCCTGGTGGCAAGGTTTTGATGTTCAAATTCAATTACCTAGACTTCCACATTGGTCTGGTTATTAGGCTTAGGTTTCAGGTGAACGTCTCGGTATTGTTACTAAAATAGTTGgattaattcatatttaataATTGATAGGGTACTGCTTTAGTGAAGGGAAACCAACTCTGCCCTTAtgaattcaaaattcatttGTATTGTAATTTTTACATTGTATATGGCCTGTTCTCTTATGTAAGTATGATGAAGCCTATTTTGTTCCCTCTAATTCCAGGCATGGCAATGTTTGCCTGACAGGGCATTCTCATGGAATGTACTGTCGCTGTTTACAAAATCAGGAATGTTATTCTTGGAAGTCAGTCTGATAGCATTTCTACTTCAAGGAAATGATGCTGGTGGTTTTGAGTCTTTGGCACGAACCTTTGTTATATCTGGAGCTGTAGTTGCTGCTGATGTATTGCTCAAGGTATGATGCTACTCCATAATTCAGGCATAATGGACAGTAACTAGCTTTTTCGTACAAGCGCTGGGTGTTATGTTTCTATACTCAGTTCTTGCAGTTTGTTTTTGGGCTAGAAAAAATTGTGATGCTATGCCATATTCTCTTTAATATATGTTACTTATTTCCACTTTTCCATAAGTTGGTACATATTTTCTATTGGTAATAAATCTTGCTTTTTCTTGCCATGCCACTGCAAAAGGATTTTTTGGCTCCTCAATGAAAGATGAGGCTCCATGACTTAATAACCCAATATGCCTTGCCTTGTTTCAATGTGTTAAATTATATCATCAGTGGAAAGTGCGTTAATACTCCAGTTCCCTTATTATGGCCTTTTACGCTGTGTTATGTATGAAACTGACTTTTGTCCTTGTTCAGACTATATATGTTTTTGGCTTCGGTGTTCCTTTGTTCATTGATGCTGATCAAGGAACTGGTGGGAAATGGGGCCTATGGATTCTCCACAAACTGGTGCTTACTGGAGTGTATGGCCTGATTGTTTTCATGCATCACTCAAGATGGAGGGACAGGCTACCTGGTAATTGATTACTGTCTCAGTAGTATCCTGTATGTTTCTAAATTCTTTTGATTGCTGTCTAATGACCATGATGTCGTGATTGTTTTGCTGCAGCAAAACCAGCATACTACAACTATGTGTGCGCGATGTTGCTACTGAATGGAGTATCACTGTTTGGCTGTTTCCTTGTTGCAAGTGGAGCTGGATTTGGTTTATGGTACATAAAGAacactattttttttcaaagtttatGGTAACTTATTCGCCTTCAAGAGCAATACTTGATGATGCTTCCTTTTT is a genomic window containing:
- the LOC117838017 gene encoding guanine nucleotide-binding protein-like NSN1 isoform X1 gives rise to the protein MVKKSKKSKSKRVTLRQKHKVLRKVKEHHRKKRKEAKKEGKAGRKKVEKDPGIPNEWPFKEQELKALEARRAQALQELELKKEARKERARKRKLGLLEDEDIAKLASAASAQGSGFAEKDTTKENTPSEIAKSHDHSERSFYKELVKVIEASDVILEVLDARDPLGTRCIDMERMVRKADPSKRIVLLLNKIDLVPKEAVEKWLTYLREEMPTVAFKCNTQEQRTKLGWKSSKLDKASNIPQSSDCLGAENLIKLLKNYSRSHELKLAITVGIVGLPNVGKSSLINSLKRSRVVNVGSTPGVTRSMQEVQLDKKVKLLDCPGVVMLKSSNSGVSVALRNCKRVEKMEDTISPVKEILSICPHEKLLSLYKVPSFSSVDEFLQKVATLRGKLKKGGIVDVEAAARIVLHDWNEGKIPYYTLPPKRDAGEDSDAVIISEGGKEFNIDEIYKAESSYISGLKSIEDFHHIEIPPNAPPGIDEEMLEDGKKPSQPVEESREESMSDVNDREGSKTTSASTQHDKLYTAEGILDPRKRKAEKKRRKVNKFSALSDMDADYDFKVDYQMQDAAAAGEDDESTEA
- the LOC117838018 gene encoding protein CANDIDATE G-PROTEIN COUPLED RECEPTOR 2, with translation MRALLAEGVMALAVAPEANASSGGAAGSPAGPLWWVSECHGVWYSLAVMLPSLAFVGFLAWQARRSFRRLSYGRSHVVVVAYYALLWAVAVLNLLWCFLQAWQCLPDRAFSWNVLSLFTKSGMLFLEVSLIAFLLQGNDAGGFESLARTFVISGAVVAADVLLKTIYVFGFGVPLFIDADQGTGGKWGLWILHKLVLTGVYGLIVFMHHSRWRDRLPAKPAYYNYVCAMLLLNGVSLFGCFLVASGAGFGLWLYNLTTVCYHSLYLPLLYVTFLADFFQEEDMLLENVYYSEMKDAGFFDADWD
- the LOC117838017 gene encoding guanine nucleotide-binding protein-like NSN1 isoform X2, with translation MVKKSKKSKSKRVTLRQKHKVLRKVKEHHRKKRKEAKKEGKAGRKKVEKDPGIPNEWPFKEQELKALEARRAQALQELELKKEARKERARKRKLGLLEDEDIAKLASAASAQGSGFAEKDTTKENTPSEIAKSHDHSERSFYKELVKVIEASDVILEVLDARDPLGTRCIDMERMVRKADPSKRIVLLLNKIDLVPKEAVEKWLTYLREEMPTVAFKCNTQEQRTKLGWKSSKLDKASNIPQSSDCLGAENLIKLLKNYSRSHELKLAITVGIVGLPNVGKSSLINSLKRSRVVNVGSTPGVTRSMQEVQLDKKVKLLDCPGVVMLKSSNSGVSVALRNCKRVEKMEDTISPVKEILSICPHEKLLSLYKVPSFSSVDEFLQKVATLRGKLKKGGIVDVEAAARIVLHDWNEGKIPYYTLPPKRDAGEDSDAVIISEGGKEFNIDEIYKAESSYISGLKSIEDFHHIEIPPNAPPGIDEEMLEDGKKPSQPVEESREESMSDVNDREGSKTTSASTQHDKLYTAEGILDPRKRKAEKKRRKVNKFSALSDMDADYDFKVDYQMQDAAHDDDKNDGDEAKDNDPMTGVDDA